In Leifsonia sp. AK011, the genomic stretch ACCAGAACGAGCGGGTAGTGCGTCGGGTCGGTGGTCTCGCGGTCGAGCTTGATCGCGAGGTCGGTCTCACCGTTGTTGGTGTCACCGGCGGGCGAGCCGTCGACGACGGCCGCTGCGGCCTCGGGGCTGTAGTTCACGAACTCGTCGCCGACCTTGATCGCGGCGGTGCCGAGGTCGCCAGCCTTGGAGGCGTCGGCGTAACCGATGGTGTTGGTGCCGTTGGTGACAGCGTCGACAACACCGGAGGTGCCCTGAGCGGCCTCACCCGAGGTGTAGGGGAAGGCGTCGGCCGGCTCGGCGTCCCAGACATCCGGGGCGACCTTGAAGAGGTAGTCCGCGAAGTTCTTGGTGGTGCCCGAGTCGTCGGAGCGGTGAACGGCGGTGATCGGGGCGGACGGGAGCGTGGTGCCCTCGTTCAGTGCCGCGATGGCCGGGTCGTTCCACGTGGTGATGTCGCCCTTGAAGATCTTGGCGAGCGTGGTCGCGTCGAGGTTGAGCTCGTCAACGCCCTCGACGTTGAAGATGACCGCGATCGGCGAGATGTAGGCGGGAACCTGGAGGTAACCGGTGTCGGGCACGCACGCGGCGAAGCCTCCGTCGATCTCCTCCTGCTTGAGGGCGGAGTCGGTACCGGCGAACGAAACACCACCGGCGATGAAGGCCTCACGGCCAGCACCCGAACCGGAGGGGTCGTAGTTGATGGTCAGGTCGGGGTTCTCGCCCTGGAACGCGGCGATCCACGCCTCCTGCGCTGCGCCCTGCGACGACGCGCCCGCGCCGTCGATCGTGCCGGAAAGGCCCTCTGCTGCGTCGGGGGTTGTTCCACCCTCGTTGGCTGCACAGGAGGAGAGGAGGATGGTGCCTGCGATAGCAATGGCACCTATGGTGCCAAGACGCTTGAAGTTCACAGTTTTCCCTTCGGAATTTTTGATTACGAGACGGGGCCTGGTGCGACCCACTGAATGAACCTAGGTAGCGCGGTTAACTACCGTCGTCCCGGAAGGTGAACAGGACGTAAACGCGTCGCTAACATCCCGCCGTCACCCTCGTGAGTTGCCGACTTCCGCCAGTGCCGAGCGAGTCGAACTGTCCGAAGTCGGCAACTCACGGAAGTTCGGGTCAGGAGGGGGTGTGGCTCTCCACGGCGACGAGCTGGGGCGTCTTGCCGAGCGAGACGTGCAGCACCGAGAAGTCGCCCGTGCCCGGGTAGGCGGCGTGGCGCAGGCTCGCGGTGTCGCCAGCGCCCGTGAGCAGCGCAACCTCGCGAATGATCTGCGGGATGACAGGACCATGGCTGCACAGGGCGACGGCGGTCTTGCGCTTGAGCTGCTTGGCCACAAGCTCCGGCACCCGCGACTGGCCCTCCTCGTAGGCCTCCTGGCTGATCGCCGTCGTCTCCTTGACGGGCACGCCCGTGAGGCCGGCGAGCGGCGCGATCGTGGAGACGCAGCGCACCGCCGTGCTCGTGATGATCTTCTCGGGGGCGAAGGCGGCCATGGAGGGCGCGATGGTGGCGGACTGGTCGACGCCCCGTTGCATGAGGGGGCGTGTGGCATCCGGGCCGTCCCACGTGCCGGGGGGCACGGCCTTGCCGTGGCGCGCGACGACGATCGGGAATGTGCGGGCCGTCTTGTTCTTGATGCGGGCGGCGAGCGCCTCGATCATCTCCACGTCGTGGCTGTAGCTGACCTTCTTGATCGCCTTGTCGATGGGCAGCCACTCGAGGCCCGAGATCTCGCCGTTGGGGCGGAACTTGGCGAGTTCAAGGGTGTGGTCGTCGATCTCGGCCGACCAGTAGTACACGGTCTTGGGGCGCCCGTTCGGCAGCGTGTAGTGCACCTCGCCGAGGGGGGCACCCAGGTGCACCGCGAGTCCGGTCTCCTCGAGCAGCTCGCGCTGGGCGGTCTGGGGGAGGAGCTCGCCCGGGTCGAGCTTGCCCTTGGGGAGCGAGACATCCTTGTGCTGCGTGCGATGCACGAGGAGCACCTTGGCCTGCTTGCCGACGAGGCGCCAGCACACGACACCAGCGGCGAGAACCGTTTCCGTCACCGCAGGGATGCCGAACGCTTGCGTGACGCGATTCGAGTCATGAGGACATTCTGCATGTCCTGCAGCAGTGCGCCATCCCCTGTGCGGGAGTGGCGCACCCATTCACCGTCGGGTTCGAGCCACCACGACGAGGTCTCGTCGGACATCGCGAGGTCGAAGATGTCGGCAAGTTCCTTGAGGTGGTCCGGGTCGGTGATGCGCACGAGGGCCTCCACGCGGCGGTCGAGATTGCGGTGCATCATGTCGGCGCTGCCGATGTAGACCTGCGGGTCGCCGTTGTTGTGGAACGAGAACACGCGCGCGTGCTCGAGGTATCGCCCGAGGATGGAGCGGACGGTGATGTTCTCGCTGAGTCCCTCGATTCCCGGGCGCACGCTGCAGATGCCGCGCACGACGAGGTCGACGGGGACCCCCGCGTTGCTCGCCTCGTAGAGGGCGTCGATGATCGCTTCATCCACGATCGAGTTGACCTTGATGCGGATGCCCGACGGCAGTCCCGCCTTCGCGTTGGCGGTCTCGGTCTGGATGCACTTGAGCAGGCCCTTGCGCAGGTGCAGCGGAGCCACGAGCAGCCGCTTGAACTTCTTCTCGATCGCGTAGCCCGACAGCTCGTTGAAGAGACGCGTCAGGTCCTTGCCGACTGTGTCGCTCGCGGTGAGCAGGCCGAGGTCCTCGTAGATGCGGCTCGTCTTCGGGTTGTAGTTGCCCGTGCCGATGTGGGAGTAGTGGCGCAGTACGCCGCCCTCCTGGCGCACGACCAGCGCGAGCTTGCAGTGGGTCTTGAGCCCGACGAGGCCGTACACGACATGCACGCCGGCCTTCTCGAGCTTGCGCGCCCACGAGATGTTCGCCGTCTCGTCGAAGCGTGCCTTGATCTCGACGAGCGCCAGCACGGCCTTGCCAGCCTCGGCGGCGGCGATGAGCGCCTCAACGATGGGGCTGTCACCGCTCGTGCGGTAGAGCGTCTGCTTGATGGCGAGCACGTTGGGGTCGGCCGCGGCCTGCTCGAGGAACGCCTGCACGCTCGTCGAGAAGGACTCGTACGGGTGGTGCAGCAGGATGTCCTGCTTGGCGATCGACGCGAAGATGTTCGGCGCCTGGTTGGAGTCCTTCGGCAGCAGGCTCACCGCAGTGGTCGGCACGTGGCGGGGGTACTTGAGCGCCGGGCGGTTGATGCGCAGCTGGAAGAGGCCGCCGAGGTCCAGGGGCGCGGGGAGGCGGTAGACCTCCTGCTCGGTGATGTCGAGCTCGTCCATGAGAAGGGCGAGGGTCACGGCATCCATGTCATCGGTGATCTCGAGACGGATGGGCGGGCCGAAGCGGCGGTTGAGCAGCTGCTTCTCGAGGGCCTGCAGGAGGTTCTCGTTCGGGTCTTCCTCGATCTCGACATCCTCGTTGCGGGTGACCCGGAACTCGTGGTGCGCGATGATCTCCATACCCGGGAACAGCTCCTCGAGGTGGTTGGAGATGAGGTCCTCGAGGGGGATGAAACGGGTCTGGCCGCTCAGGTCGTCTGGCAGTTCCACGAACCGGGGCAGGTTCGTCGGCACCTTGAGGCGCGCGAACTCCTCCTTGCCCGTCTTCGGGTTGCGCACGCGCACCCCGATGTTGAGCGAGAGCCCCGAGATGTACGGGAACGGGTGCGCGGGGTCGACGGCCAGCGGCATGAGCACGGGGAAGATCTGCGTGGCGAAGATCTCGTCGATGCGCGTGCGGTCGGCCTCGTCGAGGTCGGCCCAGGTCTCGATGTGGATGCCGGCCTCGTCGAGGGCGGGCTTGACCATTTCGCGGAAGACGCGCGCGTGACGGTTCTGCAGCTCGTGGGCCTTGGCACTCACGTCGGCGAGCACGTCGCCGGGGGCGCGACCCGTGTTGGTGGGCACGGCGATGCCCGTCTCGATGCGGCGCTTGAGGCCAGCAACGCGCACCATGAAGAACTCGTCGAGGTTGCTCGAGAAGATCGCCAAGAAGTTGGTGCGCTCGAGAAGGGGCAGCTGGTCGTCCTCGGCGAGCTCGAGCACGCGCTGGTTGAAGGCGAGCCAGCTCAGCTCGCGGTCGAGGTAGCGATCGACGGGCAGGCTGCCGTCATCGACGCTGGATGACTCGTCGAGATCGTATTCGTCGAGCGAATCGGTCGCTGCTCCAGGGTCGGCGAGGTCTGAGCTGTCCATCCCGCCATCCTGCCACCGCTGCATGAACTCCGGGTTAAGAAGGAGCCTGCGGGCCTGTGCTCATTCCGGGGGTTGAGTAGCCGCGGCGCAGCCCGGCGTTATCGAAACCTCACCCAACGTGGTCGGTGTAGTTCGTTGGTGAGGCTTCGATACGGCCGCTTCGCGGCCTACTCAACCAGCGGAAGGTCCCTCCGTCAGCTGGAGGCGGAGTCCGCCGTGAGGCGCTCGGCCTCGTCGTCGTAGACGTTGAAGCGGTAGCCCACGTTGCGCACGGTGCCGATGAGGGACTCGAGGTCGCCGAG encodes the following:
- a CDS encoding phosphate ABC transporter substrate-binding protein PstS, with the protein product MNFKRLGTIGAIAIAGTILLSSCAANEGGTTPDAAEGLSGTIDGAGASSQGAAQEAWIAAFQGENPDLTINYDPSGSGAGREAFIAGGVSFAGTDSALKQEEIDGGFAACVPDTGYLQVPAYISPIAVIFNVEGVDELNLDATTLAKIFKGDITTWNDPAIAALNEGTTLPSAPITAVHRSDDSGTTKNFADYLFKVAPDVWDAEPADAFPYTSGEAAQGTSGVVDAVTNGTNTIGYADASKAGDLGTAAIKVGDEFVNYSPEAAAAVVDGSPAGDTNNGETDLAIKLDRETTDPTHYPLVLVSYIITCVEFEDAEVAPLVKGYVSYITSEAGQAEAASAAGAAPLSAELSAKVATALEAIK
- a CDS encoding NUDIX domain-containing protein produces the protein MTETVLAAGVVCWRLVGKQAKVLLVHRTQHKDVSLPKGKLDPGELLPQTAQRELLEETGLAVHLGAPLGEVHYTLPNGRPKTVYYWSAEIDDHTLELAKFRPNGEISGLEWLPIDKAIKKVSYSHDVEMIEALAARIKNKTARTFPIVVARHGKAVPPGTWDGPDATRPLMQRGVDQSATIAPSMAAFAPEKIITSTAVRCVSTIAPLAGLTGVPVKETTAISQEAYEEGQSRVPELVAKQLKRKTAVALCSHGPVIPQIIREVALLTGAGDTASLRHAAYPGTGDFSVLHVSLGKTPQLVAVESHTPS
- a CDS encoding RNA degradosome polyphosphate kinase, with protein sequence MDSSDLADPGAATDSLDEYDLDESSSVDDGSLPVDRYLDRELSWLAFNQRVLELAEDDQLPLLERTNFLAIFSSNLDEFFMVRVAGLKRRIETGIAVPTNTGRAPGDVLADVSAKAHELQNRHARVFREMVKPALDEAGIHIETWADLDEADRTRIDEIFATQIFPVLMPLAVDPAHPFPYISGLSLNIGVRVRNPKTGKEEFARLKVPTNLPRFVELPDDLSGQTRFIPLEDLISNHLEELFPGMEIIAHHEFRVTRNEDVEIEEDPNENLLQALEKQLLNRRFGPPIRLEITDDMDAVTLALLMDELDITEQEVYRLPAPLDLGGLFQLRINRPALKYPRHVPTTAVSLLPKDSNQAPNIFASIAKQDILLHHPYESFSTSVQAFLEQAAADPNVLAIKQTLYRTSGDSPIVEALIAAAEAGKAVLALVEIKARFDETANISWARKLEKAGVHVVYGLVGLKTHCKLALVVRQEGGVLRHYSHIGTGNYNPKTSRIYEDLGLLTASDTVGKDLTRLFNELSGYAIEKKFKRLLVAPLHLRKGLLKCIQTETANAKAGLPSGIRIKVNSIVDEAIIDALYEASNAGVPVDLVVRGICSVRPGIEGLSENITVRSILGRYLEHARVFSFHNNGDPQVYIGSADMMHRNLDRRVEALVRITDPDHLKELADIFDLAMSDETSSWWLEPDGEWVRHSRTGDGALLQDMQNVLMTRIASRKRSASLR